GGTCATCGTCGGCGCCCAGCCCCATGAGGATGCCGTCATGCCCATCATCGAGCAGACCGTGCGCGAGCAGGGCGCCCCCACACTGTTGAGGGACGGCAACGAGCTGGAGGTGGTCTCCCGCATGCCCGCAGTCGGCGGTCAGGTGGCCACCATGCGCACGCCCCAGGGGCTCTACAAGGATGTGCCCATTGACAAGTTCGGGGAGCATCAGGCCCACAACGCCCTGGCGGCCCTGGCGGCGGCCGAGACGGTCATCCCCGTCAACGGGGCCCTGGACCAGGATCTGGTGGCCGAGGCCTTGAGCCAGGTGCGCATCCCTGGACGGATCGAGCAGGTGCGTACCTCGCCCACCATCATCATCGACGGTGGGCACAATCTGAATGCGGCCCAGTCTCTGCGTGCGGCCATTGAGGAGAACTACGACTTCAAGCAGCTGGTAGGCGTGATCTCCATGATGGCCGACAAGCAGGTGGAGGACTATCTGGGCCTGCTGGAGCCCGTGCTGGACAGCGTCGTGGTCACCGAGAACTCCTGGAAGGGTCGGGTCATGCCGGCCGAGGATCTGGAGCGGGTGGCCGTCAGGGTCTTCGGGCCCGACAGGGTGGTCCGGCGCGACCGGATGCCTGACGCCATCCAGACGGCCGTCGACATGGTCGACAGCGAGGATCAGACCGGGGTGGGCTACGGCCGAGGGGTGCTGATCTGCGGCAGCTTCGTCACCGCCGGCGACGCCCGCACCCTGCTGGCCGAGCGTCCCAACCCCGATCTGGCCAAACCTAAGGCGGAGCGCGCCTGATGTACCTCAAGGAGCTGACCCTCAAGGGCTTCAAGTCCTTCGCCTCGGCCACCACCCTGCGCTTCGAGCCGGGCATCACCGCCGTGGTGGGCCCCAACGGATCAGGCAAATCCAACATCGTCGACGCCCTGGCCTGGGTCATGGGTGAGCAGGGGGCCAAGAGCCTGCGCGGCGGATCCATGGAGGACGTCATCTTCGCCGGCACCTCCTCCAGGCCGCCGTTGGGCCGGGCTCAGGTCACCCTGACCATCGACAACACCGACCGGACCCTAGACATCGACTACACCGAGGTCACCATCAGTCGGACCATCTATCGAAACGGCGGGTCAG
The window above is part of the Bifidobacterium asteroides DSM 20089 genome. Proteins encoded here:
- a CDS encoding bifunctional folylpolyglutamate synthase/dihydrofolate synthase translates to MSFEHPNSKGQNIRDVERAIMARPAEHDSPNLDLDRMGMMLDLLGHPEHSFRVIHVTGTNGKGSTARMAEALVRAYGLRTGLYTSPHLERINERITIDGKDLSDEDFVDIYQQIEDFIAMVDDRFAQQGRAPMSFFEVLTAMAVWSFADAPVDVAIVEVGMGGRWDATNVLDGDASIIGPVDMDHMQWLGDTVEQIAGEKAGIIKPKSTVIVGAQPHEDAVMPIIEQTVREQGAPTLLRDGNELEVVSRMPAVGGQVATMRTPQGLYKDVPIDKFGEHQAHNALAALAAAETVIPVNGALDQDLVAEALSQVRIPGRIEQVRTSPTIIIDGGHNLNAAQSLRAAIEENYDFKQLVGVISMMADKQVEDYLGLLEPVLDSVVVTENSWKGRVMPAEDLERVAVRVFGPDRVVRRDRMPDAIQTAVDMVDSEDQTGVGYGRGVLICGSFVTAGDARTLLAERPNPDLAKPKAERA